The genomic stretch GCGGTTCTTTCGCCACATCCTGTCCTGAGACAAATAAACCAAGAACAAGTCAAGAATCTGGAGTACTTCCTTAACAACTGCAAGCACATTCAACAATATACAAAACACGTTCTTACTGTTGTCCACGAGTATTCGTATCCATCAGGGTTCACAACAGGCAGGACGTAGACATCCATGTTGTCAAAGATGTGAGTCATGTTTTGGTTTGTCTTGTAAGATGACAAAGACTGTGCAAAAGAAGACACTGATTTTAATGTTGGACCACGGTGAAACTGCCCtggtagaaaacaaacaaaatatattaaaacaggACATTCCCACCAAGTTAATCCTACATTAAATATACTCACATATTGCACAAACCATAAGCAGAAAGCATGAGAGATCCACTCTCTGGCATGGATCCCGCAGTCAATCCACATCGCTTTTTTATTCGGCCTGTTATTGAGAGACAACTGAGCAAAGAGATGTCATTTGGAGTTTGAGTGTCAAAATAACCTCATAAATCGGCTTTATGACAGGGATCAGTCTTAGCTCGtagtttatttccttttttttaaaaataaatgacaagtttctatgcagatgacacagtCATTTATATGTAGGCATCTTCCTTGAATCAAGCCATATAGTGCCcaagggatgatgttttttgccaaCCACCCCGGAAAGTCACGTTGCCCTGATTCCCTCATCagaaagcctatgggatttttttattggattttggatcattgcagaaaatacagTCTTTGGTGAACACATGTTTATGATACCTCCACGGTTTAAATagtaagataatcttcacaaattaacagCACTTTCAAAATTTTGAAACCTTAATGCAATTATCCGTGTTTGGTGTGGTTTGGCGTGATAGCATTTTATAGTCACGTTTAgacacttgttagcaaccattttttaaagtcacataACAGCTTCAACattcacaagtggggtattaactgacatattttatcttGTAGAACCAAACATGAAAGTCTCCTCAGCTTGTGTTAAACCACagaccaaaaacccattgacttttaGATGAGGTGCTGACTCATTTCTAGGGTTCTCTATGGAGCTTATGCAACTGTGCAATTCTCATTTCTGTCAGTATTAGATGAGGGCGATGTCTGTGCAGCCGTAATATACTGGACTCTGCATATCAATATCCTGACAAACTAAAGCTGATTAATTTGTGCTGTATGTATgccaaaaagccttttttaGTTTCTTAGGTAATCAGTGAGTTTACCTTCATAACATAGAGCGGTCGATTCTCAAAGGAGGAGCCAATTTGAATGACTTCAACTGTGTCAGGGTTGTTCTGACGAGTCTCGTTTATCCAATTATAGATCTGTAATGGAGACAGCCTGTTTTGATGTGACTGCAACACAATACGTCCAATCCCACAGTGTGAAGTTTAAGATATTCAATTTGACACAAAATCTATATAAACTGAATGTTATGAAGCTGGAATCTGATCAGATGAGAAGCATACATCCTCCAGGGTGTGATAGCTCTCGTAGAAAGTTTCGATACTTCGGTAGGCGGAGTCGCTCCTCTTCTGCATTTCAATCAACTCACTGACATCGGCCACTAACACCCTAAAATACACATACAAGTCAATGACACAACCTCCAGTCTAATATTACAATTATGTTTTCAGAGAAGCAACATACTTGTATATCATGGCGTGTTTCTGTAGCAGACCCGTCATGGTCCACGTGTAGATGGCAGGAACATACACTTGGACATCAGTTTCTTCTTTGATGTTCTCAGGTGCAGCTTGATGGCATAAGACCATCTGCGAGGTATATGGTTCAACATTGACTCacaaaggggagaaaaaaaagaataaggaAGCACAAAAAGCAATTAAGGAAAATCCAATTTTTACCCTGTAATGATCGGAAATGTTCCTCATTAAGTCCACTTGTTCCTGTGTTTTTGGGGTGATTGATAGTATTTGGTctctgtataaaataaataaaaaaacaaataaataaaaacattggtAAAATATATTGTCCCTTGTGAATGATGCAGAACCCTCTGGGCTTAACAGAAACATATATGTCACAGAGATTTTTCTTGTATTACTGACAGGTATATGGGATTACTTTTGTGTcaatagaaacaaacaaaactattggaatattaaacaaaaataggaattagaaagaaaataaaactcactgaataaacaaacaagaaatctTACCTCaatttttgtttgcagttttggcACAAAACTCTTGCGtgggtgtttatttttttttccggGGTTACACAAATAATTAGTTTGCAGTTCTGGCACAAAACTCTTgcgtgggtgtttttttttccaaggatAGATGGCTACACAAATCATTTGTTTGCTGGAATTACTTTTGTGTTAATAGAACTAAATTAAACTATTtgaatattaaacaaaaatagaaattttagagaaaataaaactctCACCTGACTGGCACAGAATTATcacgtgggtgttttttaaatttttttttcaaaggttaCACCTCTACACAAATAATTTGTTTGCTGGTTTTGGTATAAATCTCTTGCATGGGCTTTTTTAAGGGTTCAAAGTTGAtcaaatttttacttttgagataacttttttcttttgcttcaatgattttcatttttatctcagatactaatttttgtttaattttcaagAAGATTTGTTTGATTCTGTTGACATAAAACTAATCCTATCCCCTCACAGAATACCAAGTTGAAGTGTTTAGTTTAacaggttttctttaaatatgtattaatgCCATTGACATATTTACCTAACATATGCATTGAAGCTGTGTTCATGCTGTCTCATACACAGTATGAAGGTGTTTAATCACACAAGTGTATcataatctatttattttatggaaaatggtgaaaatgtcaaggaaatatatttattttattatctctgGGGTAAATGAATCAACTTACCGTGCTTCTGTGCAGTCTCCTGTCTTCAGGAGCTTGTCCAGATTcatcaagacaaacaaaatcaagaGAGTCTTCATGGTGTCAGGATCCAGTCTGGAAATGATGGAAGTTTGGTCAAACCTTGAGGATAAGGACACATTATTGattaaaactgtttatttaaaagttaaacattaCTTTTCTGATATATGTGGGCAGAAGTTGAAATCATTGCCAAGAGGGAGTAGGTTAGTACATTTCCAGTACTGTATTCTCAGTAATTACTCAACTTATGATCCGCAGGTGGCAGGAATTTGTATTTTGAAATCTGAATTTGAATGGTGAAAATTGAATCTGTATTTCAATAAGTGAACATGAAGagagatctgattttttttaaaatttaaatttcaaaatatgtaattCAAATTCAGTTcctatacacattttttttcttcttttttttaaaagattttttgggcggttttgcctttaattgatagaacagcacaagtgtgaaaggggaagagagagatggggtgacatgcaacaaagggtCGAGGCAAGAATCAAACCCGTGGCCACTGCGGCGAGGACTCAGCCTCGATACTTGGGTCACAGCTCTATCCACGGAGCCACAAGGTGCCCCCCTCGATAcacttttaaattcaatttcaaaTGATGTGATTcgggggcgcctggtggcttggtggataaagcaggcgccccatgtacggaggctgtgtccttgctgcagcagccgtgggtttaattccagccttggccctttgctacatgtcgCCCCCCTCTCTCTATCCCCCCTTCACACTTGACCTTTCCTGTCCAAagccccaaaaaaataatataaaaaaaaaaaataataaaatgaataaataatttgtgATTCAAATTCAGTTCTGGtgacaattttaattttaattttaacatagGTAATTCAAATTCAGTTTTCTAAAACTCAAATTCAATTTCTAGATCCACTTTTAAATTCACTTTCAAGTTATGcaatttaaattcagttttttattcTACTTAAAACTTCGAATCATGTCATTCAAAGacagtttttcaaaattcaaattctGATGACACCTTtaattgacatttcaaaatatgtaacTGAAATTCAGCTTTCTTAAATTCAGCTAAAGTCTTGCTCATGTGCGCAGGCTGCAGAGGTCGGTGTAGTGCAGTGAGACCTCCTGGTCGGTAGGAGGCGTTAGATAACTACAGACACCAGaaggagacacacagaggaggaaagtgATGTGTTGTTAAATATCTTTTGGCAAGATGTCGGGCCACGACCAGTTGgttctctgtttgtgtgaatTAACAAGGTAAGATGTATTAGATTTTAAAACTAGTACTTTAAAAATGGTAATGTTCAATGTAGAAATCGTGGTTGGCTTGTTTAATTTCACTGATTGTTGCTGCTTCTCTTGTACTCGCTATTAGGAAGTCATGCTGATTTCTGGTGAATTGTTGACgatatttcaggtgatttaacGTTAAGATGATtatttggttttggtctttagATAATTGATAATTTGTTGTTAAACGTTAGTAATTCTAGCTTCGACATGAAGAGCAAGCTCTTTACTAAATTACTCATATGTAGGCAGCTCATAATAGTAAAATACAGTCTGTAGTCTGATTATAGATAATATTATAATATCCATGTAATATGTGGCAAtaagtaattttcttaaatatgaGCTTATTGTGATTTTATATCTGCGTTGTGTCAAGTCTGTAGCCAAAGTATTGGTattaatatagatttttttatgatcttattattatgttattttaatccAGTTTAACTGCACATTATACTATATGCATATAAATAAGTGAAAGCAGCTGTTAACATATATTAGTAGTATAGTTAGTTTTACActtttaaccctgtgaaacctggatcgacatcacttttattgtgctataatcagatgcctttcacaaaaattcaaacctttgaaatgtgagccaGCTGGTTTGATTAATCTCAAAAACATCGAGTTAAAAAGGAATCAGTAACAAGCAAATGACCTGTTTAATGACCTGTTTGCTAAAAggagagagaatcattagaaaatcatcATTTAACTAGagaaaaatatcaggaaaactatATTGAAgaacatatatttaaatttaggtgacaaaaatatttaatattcttcttcttgttattattagtttattataattttagcacttttttaggtCCTTTTaggtctgtttttgttcttgtacatgtttttacgttcttttattttttatttgcttattttcattcttatttatttaattatttttgctaattttaggcCTTTCTTTTGGTTAATTCTTGTAAATTTTGGagttatttcttgttaagttactcatcaccttctttccatgtttttgaaagaaatcaagccaaaagTTACAAGTAGGTAAAAGACAAGGAGGTaatgaccaaaataaataaataaataacaataatacatttttcttttctgtaatctaattttgaatacataattatgacaattataaataaattatcttgatattttcccaagttatttgttaattttcttacGATTTTCTTCctctatctctctttttaaaactaaagtcattttcttgtcacttttttgcaatttgcagaacaatGCATGCCAAGTTatgtcaaactcattttttcacatttcataaatttaaatgcttgtaaaaggcatctgaacgcagcacaagaaaactgatgtcgatccacgctgtgcaggatttagtggattgaacacaatgattcttattatCAGGTGAttctaaaataatgaaaacatggtTATGAATATCaatcatttttgccaaaatatgccccaaaatcctaaacactgaaCCTTTTATTCAAGTAGCTTTAATATTTCCTCTGCCCCcctttgtgcttttctttttctttaaaagccCCTAACAACTTTGCTTGTGAAAACTACCATATCAATAAAATCTGCTTGTTAATTACATAGAGCTCACCATGTTGTCCGTCTGTGTCTCAGGTTGTTGTGGAAGTTGCTGCTGCCGCTGGTGTTTCTGTGCGTGCTGTTGATCGCCGTCCTGGTCCTGCTGGTGCTGGCGGTGCGCTTCTGGCTTCAGAGCAGCAGGAACGCTCGGCGGGCGAGGGACGGACGGCCCACGGTGGCCTTCTTCCACCCCTACTGCAATGCAGGTGGTGGGGGAGAGAGGGTGCTCTGGTGTGCTATCAGGGCGCTGCAGAACAGGtgatttagtcattttattcgGTATTTTTCCAACTTGTTACAGATTTCctgcattttccaaaacatacTCACATTCTATACTTATTTGCACAGGTACGTGGACATCAATTTCGTGGTGTACACAGGTGACCTGGGAGTGACCGGCCAGCAGATCCTGGATGGAGCACGACGTCGATTCAACATCGTGCTCCCCCGCCCGGTTCAGTTTGTGTTCCTGAGGCACCGGCTGTTGGTGGAGCCCGGCCTGTTTCCTCACTTCACCCTGCTGGGACAGAGCGTGGGCTCCATCTTCCTGGGATGGGAGGCGCTGACCGAGTTTGTCCCAGACCTGTACATCGAC from Plectropomus leopardus isolate mb chromosome 24, YSFRI_Pleo_2.0, whole genome shotgun sequence encodes the following:
- the LOC121962801 gene encoding carboxypeptidase B2-like isoform X2, translating into MKTLLILFVLMNLDKLLKTGDCTEARDQILSITPKTQEQVDLMRNISDHYRMVLCHQAAPENIKEETDVQVYVPAIYTWTMTGLLQKHAMIYKVLVADVSELIEMQKRSDSAYRSIETFYESYHTLEDIYNWINETRQNNPDTVEVIQIGSSFENRPLYVMKLSLNNRPNKKAMWIDCGIHAREWISHAFCLWFVQYSLSSYKTNQNMTHIFDNMDVYVLPVVNPDGYEYSWTTDRMWRKNRSVRNSSHCIGVDLNRNFDANWCMEEASKNPCRDLYCGASPESEPETQAVANFLRSHKDSIQLYLTIHAPTKMLLFPYSYTFEEAENHKDLYEMAQEAAENIKTIYNTTYTYGQGSKTIYLASGGSDDWAYDLGIKYSFTFELMGHRDDGFYGFLLPPSEITRACNEALIGVRTIALKVIEKTQAPTSPPPSA
- the LOC121962801 gene encoding carboxypeptidase B2-like isoform X1 encodes the protein MFLLSPEGSASFTRDNIFYQCFYLFVFLFILYRDQILSITPKTQEQVDLMRNISDHYRMVLCHQAAPENIKEETDVQVYVPAIYTWTMTGLLQKHAMIYKVLVADVSELIEMQKRSDSAYRSIETFYESYHTLEDIYNWINETRQNNPDTVEVIQIGSSFENRPLYVMKLSLNNRPNKKAMWIDCGIHAREWISHAFCLWFVQYSLSSYKTNQNMTHIFDNMDVYVLPVVNPDGYEYSWTTDRMWRKNRSVRNSSHCIGVDLNRNFDANWCMEEASKNPCRDLYCGASPESEPETQAVANFLRSHKDSIQLYLTIHAPTKMLLFPYSYTFEEAENHKDLYEMAQEAAENIKTIYNTTYTYGQGSKTIYLASGGSDDWAYDLGIKYSFTFELMGHRDDGFYGFLLPPSEITRACNEALIGVRTIALKVIEKTQAPTSPPPSA